GTCCGGCGTGTACTTGAGGACGGCGTTCTTGAATTCTCCAGTCGTGCTGGAGGGGTTCGAAGAAAACTGGGCGAGGTACACGTTTCCTGCCGCGTCTAGCCCCAACGGCCCACTTCCTCCAGCCGCGGGGTATTCAAGGCGTGCATCCTGTGACTGCCTCGTCCACAGGAGAGCCCCATCGCTCCCGTACTTCCGAACGACCGTGTCGGTGGAACCGCCCGCTGGTTGCCCCGAGAGCGAGCCCTGAACATATCCGGCGAGGTAGACGTTCCCATTGTGGTCGACTTGGAGACCAGAAAAGGTGTCAGGGAGTATGGAGTAGCCCTTGTATGTGGGAAGGTCGCCGATGACGGTGGCCGTGCCGAATTGCCGCGTCCAGAGCTGAACGCCGGAGGCGCTGAACTTGCTGACGTACTGCACGTTGCCCCCGTCGACCACCGCATTGGGGAAGATTCCCGTGGTCAGCCCGGAGACGTAGATGTTGCCCGACCCGTCCACGCTCAGCAGGCGCGCGTTGTCCACGCCCTCGGTGCCGAACTGCCGCACCCAGACCTCCGTGCCGTCGGGAGCATACTTGCGGATGAAGGCGTCGGTCCTGCCCAAGTTGGCCTGCCCCGGCAGGGTGCCGGACACACTGCCGTGCGCGTAAATGTTTCCTGCGGTATCGACCGTCGCCGTGAGGGTCTGGGTCGCGTCGTTTTTCCCGAGCCGCCGAGTCCAGAGTTCCGTGCCGTCGGGGGCGTACTTACGCACGAACGTGTCTGCGACGAATACAGGGGCCATGTTGCCGTAGGAAGTGTCGACGTAGGTGCCCCCGGTGGTGCCAACCACGTAAACGTTCCCAGCCGCGTCCAGAAAGACCCTGGACGCAGCGTCTGCCTGATCGGTCCCGAACTGCCGGGTCCATACCTCCCTGCCCTGCGTGTCCACCTTGCGGAGGAAGGCGTCCACGTGGCCGCCCGCGCTCTTCTGGCCGGGCAGGACGCCGGTGGTCGTGCCCACGACATAGGCGTTCCCGCTCCCATCCGTGGCCACGTCATACGCGAGGTCGTTGTCGCCGCCACCGAATTGAATGGCATATTCCGTGGGCGTGGAGGTCTGCACCGGCTCGATGACGAGGTAATCCACTACCGCGTTGCGGTCCTTGCCCGGTCCCTCGTACAGATCGTTCAGGAAGCGGAACACCAGCTCCTGCCCTGGCTGGAGGTCGAACGCCCCGAACGAACGCTGGTCATACGTCGCCGTGTCCAGCGTCGTCGTCGCCAGCCGCCGCCACTGGGCGTCCAGCAGCGCCACCGTGGGCCAGCCCTGATACGCCTCCCCGCGCCCACGGGCCTTGACGGTGTAGCGTCCGGCGGGGAGGGAGGAGGGGACGGTGAAGCGCACGGCGTCGTTGGTGCCCCACAGGGCGACGGCGCGGCCCCCGCTGGCGGCGGGGTCGGGGATGACGCGCCCCCCGCCGATGGGGTCGGACACATCTTGCGAGGTGACGCCCGGCTCGATGCTCGCCTCCTCCGCCTCCAGTTGAAAACCCGTTTCGGACATCGAGGGCACCGTCGCCGTCTCGCTGCATCCAACTACGCCCAGACTCAGCGCCAGCAGGAGTCCGACCCTCCGTCTGCCCACCCGTTCACCGCGTTGCTGTTGTTCTCTCATCCTCTTCCCCTCCCGGTGGTCAGCGGCTACGAAGACCTGCCCGGCGCTCCGACACGCCGAGTCTGTCTGTTTTGAACCTGCCTCTACTATGCCGCTTGGGTAGAATATCTCACACACCGCGACCGTCTGCACATCTGTTGCTCAGGCAGGGAGGGGCAAGGGAAAACCCCCCCCGCCGTTCCCAGCGAGGAGGTTGCCGGACGCGCGGACCTAGCTCGCCGCCGGGGTCGCCCGCGCCTCGCGGGCCTCCTGGGCGAGCTGGCGGCGCAGCACCTTGCCCACCGCCGTCTTGGGCAGCTCGGCGCGGAACTCCACGCTGCGGGGCACCTTGTAGGGGCTGAGGTGGAGGCGGCAGTGGGCGATGATCTCGGCCTCGGTCGCCCGCTCGCCGGGCCGCAGGGCCACGACGGCGTGGACGCTCTCGCCCCGGTAAGCGTCGGGCAGGCCCACGGCGGCGGCCTCCAGCACGGCGGGATGGGTGGTCAGCACCTCGTCCACCTCGCGTGGGTAGACGTTGTAGCCCCCGGCGATGATGAGGTCCTTCTTGCGGTCCACGATGCGGAAGTAGCCGTCCCCGTCCACGCGGGCCATGTCGCCCGTCATCAGCCACGTCTGGCCGTGAGCTTCGCGCAGCGTCTTCGCCGTCTCGTCGGGGCGATTCCAGTAGCCCTTCATCACCATCGGCCCGGCCACCCACAGCTCGCCGACCTCCCCGGCGGGCACGGGCTGGCCGTCCTCGCCCACCACGAGGGCGTCCACGCCGGGCATGGGCAGGCCGATGCTGCCCTCGCGCTGGTCGCCGAAGATCGGGTTGGTGTGGGTGATGGGGGCCGCCTCCGTCAGGCCGTAGCCCTCCACGAGGTTCGCGCCGCCCGTCAGTGCCCGGAACTGGCGCGCCGTCTCCAGCAGCAGGGGCGCGGAGCCGCTGATGCACGCGCGGATGGTGGTCAGGTCGTGCTTCGGCGTCTCGGGGTGGTTGTTGATCGCGTTGTAGAGGGTGGGCACGCCGGGGAAGAGGGTGGCCTTGCTCGCCGTGATCTGCGAGAGGACCATCTTCACGTCGCGCGGGTTGGGCACGAGCGCGACCGTCGCCCCGATCAGGACGCTGAGGTTCATCGCCACCGTCATCCCGTACACGTGGAAGAAGGGAATGGCCGCCAGCGTGACCTCCTGCCCCTCGCGCAGGTCGGTCATCCACGCCCGCGCCTGCTCGGCGTTCGCCACGAGGTTGCGGTGGGTGAGCATCGCCCCCTTCGGGACGCCGGTCGTGCCGCCCGTGTATTGAAGCAAAGCCACGTCGTCGGGCCGCAGGGTCACGGGCTGGAGGGTCGGCCCCTTGGCCCGCACGAGCGCGCCGAAGCCGAACACGGTTCCGCCCGCCCGCACGTCCACCCACGTCCCCTCCCGCCGCGCCTTGAGCGGGTAGAGCACGTTCTTGGGAAAGGGCAGCGCGTCCTGGATGCCCGTCACGATCACGCGCTTGACCGGCACCCGCGAGGCGATCTGCTGGTAGCGCGGGTAGAAGGCGTCGAGCAGGATCAGGGTCTCGCTGCCGCTGTCGTTGAGCTGGTGCTCCAGCTCGGAGGCGACGTACAGCGGGCTGGTGTTCACCACCGTCGCGCCCGCCAGGAGCGCCCCGTAGAAGCCCACCACGAACTGCGGGCAGTTGGGCAGCATGATGCTGACGCGCTCGCCGGGCCGCACCCCGAGGTTCTGGAGGGCCGCCGCGAAGCGCCGAGCGTCCTGCCACAGCCGCCGGTAGGTCGTCGTGGCCCCCAGGAAGGTCAGCGCCACCCGGTCGGGGAACCGCTCGGCGCTGCGGCGCAGCAGGTCGGGCAGCACGTCGTTGCTCGGGGTGAAGTCACGTGGCACGCCGGGTTCGTAGTGGTCCAGCCAGGGTCGGTTCATGCCCATCGTCACCCTCCTCGGGGTTTCACGCCTCAGCCGGGGGCCAGGGCGCGCGGGTTGCTTAGAAGTTGGACTCAGTATAAGCACGTGAAGGGCTGTGCGGCTATGCCCCCAGACGGGTTGGATGGGGTGTGGTGGGTACACGAAGTCGGGGGATGGGACTGTCCCACCGTCTGACCGTCTGACCGTTGAACCGTCGAACTGGGGCTTGCCGCGCGAGGGGTACAGTCCGGGTATGACCGCTCATCCCTTCGAGGTCGTCGTTGTCGGCAACGCTGGTCTGGACACCTGCGTGTACGTGGAGGGGGAAGAACTCGACCTGACGCGGGAGGGCCACTTCACCCGGAACCGTGACGGAGTGGGGCAGGCGGGCGGGTACGCGAGCCGGGGCTACGCGCGGCTGGGGCACCGGACCGCCTTCCTGGGGGCAGTGGGGGAGGACGCGGCGGGGGCGCAGGTTCGCGCCGTGCTGGAGCGCGAGGGAGTGGACGTGGGCGCGACCTTTCCCGACCCGCAGGGCACCGCGCGCAGCGTGAACTTCGTCTTCCCGGACGGACGCCGCCGCAACTTCTACGACGGGCGGGGGCACATGACGCTGACGCCCGACCCCGCCGCCTGCCGCCGGGTGCTCGCCGGGGCGCGGCTGGCCCACTTCAACCTCCCGAACTGGGCGCGGCTGGTGCTGCCCGTGGCGCGCGAGGAGGGCGTGGCGATCGCCTGCGACGTGCAGGACGTAAGCGACCCCCTCGACCCCTACCGGCGCGACTTCGTGGAGGCGGCGGACTACCTGTTCTTCTCGGCGGCGCACCAGCCGGACCCGGAACTCCTGATGCGGGCGTACTGGACGCTCAACCCCCGGCTCGTCATGGTAGCGGGAATGGGGCAGCGCGGCTGCGCGCTGGGCGTGAACGGCGAGCTTCGGGTCTTCCCGCCGCCCCCGCTGCCCTGGCCCGTGCTGGACACGAATGGCGCGGGGGACGCGCTGGCGGTCGGCTTCCTGAGCGGGCACGTCTTCGGCGGGCTGTCCCTAGAAGAAGCTGTATGGCGGGGCCAGATTGCCGCGCGCCACACCTGCGCCCAGCGTGTCCCGAAGGAGGACCTCATCACCGCCGGGAGGTTGGGGGAAGTCGCCGCGAGCCTGAACGCGTGCCAGACTGCCCCATGACCCCACCCGACCCGGCCCATCACCGTCCCTATCTGGAAGAGGCCCTGCGGCTGGCGCGCGAGTCCGTGGAGGCGGGGAGCGCCCCGGTCGGGGCCGTGCTCGTGAACGCGGCGGGCGAGATCGTCGCGCGGGGCCGCAACCGGGTGGGCGAGGCGCAGACGCC
The sequence above is drawn from the Deinococcus sp. YIM 134068 genome and encodes:
- a CDS encoding SBBP repeat-containing protein; this encodes MREQQQRGERVGRRRVGLLLALSLGVVGCSETATVPSMSETGFQLEAEEASIEPGVTSQDVSDPIGGGRVIPDPAASGGRAVALWGTNDAVRFTVPSSLPAGRYTVKARGRGEAYQGWPTVALLDAQWRRLATTTLDTATYDQRSFGAFDLQPGQELVFRFLNDLYEGPGKDRNAVVDYLVIEPVQTSTPTEYAIQFGGGDNDLAYDVATDGSGNAYVVGTTTGVLPGQKSAGGHVDAFLRKVDTQGREVWTRQFGTDQADAASRVFLDAAGNVYVVGTTGGTYVDTSYGNMAPVFVADTFVRKYAPDGTELWTRRLGKNDATQTLTATVDTAGNIYAHGSVSGTLPGQANLGRTDAFIRKYAPDGTEVWVRQFGTEGVDNARLLSVDGSGNIYVSGLTTGIFPNAVVDGGNVQYVSKFSASGVQLWTRQFGTATVIGDLPTYKGYSILPDTFSGLQVDHNGNVYLAGYVQGSLSGQPAGGSTDTVVRKYGSDGALLWTRQSQDARLEYPAAGGSGPLGLDAAGNVYLAQFSSNPSSTTGEFKNAVLKYTPDGTLVTTRVLNTGSMKDKTGYFDADPFAKSLAVSASGQVFVAGNTRGMLPGYTNAASDTNNGSEDVFLFKLVP
- a CDS encoding long-chain-fatty-acid--CoA ligase, encoding MNRPWLDHYEPGVPRDFTPSNDVLPDLLRRSAERFPDRVALTFLGATTTYRRLWQDARRFAAALQNLGVRPGERVSIMLPNCPQFVVGFYGALLAGATVVNTSPLYVASELEHQLNDSGSETLILLDAFYPRYQQIASRVPVKRVIVTGIQDALPFPKNVLYPLKARREGTWVDVRAGGTVFGFGALVRAKGPTLQPVTLRPDDVALLQYTGGTTGVPKGAMLTHRNLVANAEQARAWMTDLREGQEVTLAAIPFFHVYGMTVAMNLSVLIGATVALVPNPRDVKMVLSQITASKATLFPGVPTLYNAINNHPETPKHDLTTIRACISGSAPLLLETARQFRALTGGANLVEGYGLTEAAPITHTNPIFGDQREGSIGLPMPGVDALVVGEDGQPVPAGEVGELWVAGPMVMKGYWNRPDETAKTLREAHGQTWLMTGDMARVDGDGYFRIVDRKKDLIIAGGYNVYPREVDEVLTTHPAVLEAAAVGLPDAYRGESVHAVVALRPGERATEAEIIAHCRLHLSPYKVPRSVEFRAELPKTAVGKVLRRQLAQEAREARATPAAS
- a CDS encoding carbohydrate kinase family protein, yielding MTAHPFEVVVVGNAGLDTCVYVEGEELDLTREGHFTRNRDGVGQAGGYASRGYARLGHRTAFLGAVGEDAAGAQVRAVLEREGVDVGATFPDPQGTARSVNFVFPDGRRRNFYDGRGHMTLTPDPAACRRVLAGARLAHFNLPNWARLVLPVAREEGVAIACDVQDVSDPLDPYRRDFVEAADYLFFSAAHQPDPELLMRAYWTLNPRLVMVAGMGQRGCALGVNGELRVFPPPPLPWPVLDTNGAGDALAVGFLSGHVFGGLSLEEAVWRGQIAARHTCAQRVPKEDLITAGRLGEVAASLNACQTAP